A portion of the Burkholderia sp. GAS332 genome contains these proteins:
- a CDS encoding Threonine/homoserine/homoserine lactone efflux protein, giving the protein MTASSFLTADVLIAYSAYFVGTASPGPSNLAIMSLAMSAGRKSALTFALGVVSGSFFWALLASLGLSAVLATYSECLVAIKIAGGLYLLWLGFKSARSAFSAEKLPTNTAREGEPLKRLYLRGLLLHLTNPKAILVWLSIVSLAMSPASGTSHTAPVVLGCMVIGVSVFSSYAVLFSTASARRIYVAIRRWLDGSLAIMFGIAGIKLLTSKS; this is encoded by the coding sequence ATGACCGCCAGTTCCTTCCTCACCGCCGATGTCCTGATTGCCTATAGCGCCTACTTCGTCGGCACGGCGAGCCCGGGGCCGAGCAATCTCGCGATCATGTCGCTCGCCATGAGCGCCGGCAGAAAATCCGCGCTCACCTTCGCGCTCGGCGTGGTGTCCGGTTCGTTCTTCTGGGCATTGCTGGCGTCGCTCGGTTTGTCGGCGGTACTCGCCACTTACTCGGAATGTCTGGTGGCGATCAAGATTGCCGGCGGACTTTATCTGCTGTGGCTCGGCTTCAAATCCGCGCGCTCCGCCTTCAGCGCGGAAAAGCTGCCCACGAATACCGCACGCGAAGGCGAGCCGCTCAAACGGCTCTATCTGCGCGGCCTGCTGCTGCACCTCACCAATCCGAAAGCGATTCTGGTATGGCTGTCGATCGTTTCGCTCGCTATGTCGCCGGCAAGCGGCACGTCGCACACCGCGCCGGTGGTGCTCGGCTGCATGGTGATCGGCGTATCCGTGTTCAGCAGCTACGCGGTGCTGTTTTCAACCGCGTCAGCACGGCGCATCTACGTCGCGATCCGTCGCTGGCTGGATGGCTCGCTCGCGATCATGTTCGGCATTGCCGGGATCAAACTGCTGACTTCGAAAAGCTAG
- a CDS encoding hippurate hydrolase has translation MTQSFPQLLAELRETEHEFIAIRRDIHAHPELGFAETRTAELVARKLAAWGYEVTTGVGGTGVVGQLRRGTSSRTLGLRADMDALPIQEATGLPYASTVAQTMHACGHDGHTAILLAAAHRLASRGEFDGTLNVIFQPAEEGLGGASKMIADGLFTRFPCDQVFALHNAPGLPVGHFALRHGCMMASSDSVTITVTGKGTHGAMPQLGCDPIVAAANIVLALQSIVARNIEPTRAAVVTVGAIHAGTAPNVIPETATLKLSVRALDLDTRDKVEARIRSIAQFQAQTYGATAEVDYKQISRPLVNHRGAADLAIETIEALVGPAGYTLMPDAVMGSEDFSWMTEVVPGCYVVLGNGVDSKGGCAVHNPAYDFNDAAISWGAAYFVGLAERCLSVA, from the coding sequence ATGACGCAGTCTTTTCCCCAGCTTCTCGCCGAACTGCGCGAGACCGAACACGAATTCATCGCGATTCGCCGCGATATCCACGCGCATCCCGAACTCGGCTTTGCTGAAACGCGCACCGCCGAACTGGTCGCCCGAAAACTCGCGGCGTGGGGCTATGAAGTGACGACGGGTGTCGGCGGCACGGGCGTGGTCGGCCAACTTCGGCGCGGCACGTCGAGCCGCACGCTCGGCCTGCGCGCCGACATGGACGCGCTGCCGATCCAGGAAGCCACCGGCCTGCCGTACGCGAGCACCGTCGCGCAGACCATGCATGCGTGCGGTCACGACGGCCACACCGCGATCCTGCTGGCGGCCGCGCACCGCCTCGCCAGCCGGGGCGAATTCGACGGCACGCTGAACGTGATCTTCCAGCCCGCGGAAGAGGGCCTGGGTGGTGCCTCGAAGATGATCGCGGACGGTCTCTTTACGCGTTTTCCGTGCGACCAGGTGTTCGCGCTGCACAACGCGCCCGGCCTGCCGGTCGGCCATTTCGCGCTGCGCCACGGCTGCATGATGGCCTCGTCCGATTCGGTGACGATCACCGTGACCGGTAAGGGCACCCATGGCGCGATGCCGCAGTTAGGCTGCGATCCGATCGTCGCGGCGGCCAACATCGTGCTGGCCTTGCAATCGATCGTCGCGCGCAACATCGAGCCGACCCGCGCAGCCGTCGTGACAGTCGGCGCGATCCATGCCGGCACCGCACCCAACGTGATCCCCGAAACCGCGACGCTGAAACTCTCGGTGCGCGCCCTCGATTTGGACACGCGCGACAAGGTCGAAGCGCGGATCCGCAGCATCGCGCAGTTTCAGGCGCAAACCTACGGCGCGACGGCTGAAGTCGACTACAAGCAGATCTCCCGTCCGCTCGTCAATCATCGCGGCGCGGCCGACCTCGCGATCGAAACCATCGAAGCCCTGGTCGGCCCAGCGGGCTACACGCTCATGCCCGATGCGGTGATGGGCAGCGAAGACTTTTCGTGGATGACCGAAGTGGTGCCGGGCTGCTACGTGGTGCTCGGCAACGGCGTCGACTCGAAAGGCGGTTGCGCGGTCCACAACCCGGCATACGACTTCAACGACGCGGCGATCAGCTGGGGTGCGGCTTACTTCGTCGGACTCGCCGAGCGCTGCTTGAGTGTTGCTTGA
- a CDS encoding high affinity sulphate transporter 1 — translation MRDFLANITTRLGVLKGVLPLSRAAAARDALAGVQLASMDIPQVLGYARIAGMPAVTGLYTAFLPLIAFAFFGASRHLIVAADSATATIFASRLSTMAPASSAEYAALAGMVALLTAALLFIARIFKLGFLADFLSRTVLVGFLAGVGVQVGIAMLGDMFGIPGHGASSVAQVALVVRESAQINLPTLAISALVVVAILVCKRFLPRVPVPLIAVVAGIAASDVYGFAAHGIAILGPVAGGLPALRMPTVTWTQMLDLLPVAASCFVMIVAQSAAASRVFAERYHETVDTNADLLGIAAANAVAAFSGAFVVNGSPTQTAMADRAGARSQFAQIVFAVVVVVVLLFFSRFLQYLPHCILASIVFTIAIGLINLKTLFSIRQESPGEFTLAVFTAAAVVLIGVEHGILVAVALSLLRHVRHSYQPHTMILVPSEGGIWAPVPAAPGLQTAPGLIVYRFGADLFYANDHFFVDDVRSLVDHAPSPVRWLVIDSGAITDLDYSAARSVGELCETLKQNGVDVIFARVNQYLRSDMDRHGITPIVGANRIFSTLHEALLVAGVEQPGTHKEAS, via the coding sequence ATGCGAGATTTTCTGGCAAATATTACGACACGCCTTGGCGTATTGAAGGGCGTCCTTCCTTTGAGCCGTGCCGCGGCGGCGCGCGATGCGCTGGCCGGCGTGCAACTGGCGTCGATGGACATTCCGCAGGTGCTCGGCTACGCACGCATCGCCGGCATGCCGGCCGTTACGGGCCTTTACACCGCCTTTCTGCCGCTTATCGCGTTCGCATTCTTCGGCGCATCGCGGCACCTCATCGTAGCGGCCGATTCCGCCACCGCCACCATTTTCGCCAGCCGGCTCTCGACCATGGCGCCGGCATCGAGCGCCGAGTATGCGGCACTCGCCGGGATGGTCGCCTTGCTCACCGCCGCGCTCCTGTTCATCGCGCGGATCTTCAAGCTCGGTTTTCTCGCTGACTTTCTCTCGCGCACGGTGCTGGTCGGCTTCCTCGCCGGCGTCGGCGTGCAGGTCGGCATTGCGATGCTGGGCGACATGTTCGGCATACCCGGGCATGGCGCGAGTAGCGTCGCCCAAGTCGCGCTCGTGGTGCGCGAGTCGGCGCAGATCAATCTGCCGACGCTCGCCATCTCCGCGCTGGTGGTGGTCGCCATTCTGGTTTGCAAGCGGTTTTTACCTCGTGTACCGGTGCCGTTGATCGCGGTGGTGGCGGGTATCGCTGCAAGCGATGTCTACGGCTTCGCTGCGCACGGTATTGCCATACTGGGGCCGGTGGCCGGCGGACTGCCGGCGCTGCGCATGCCCACGGTCACGTGGACGCAAATGCTCGATCTGCTGCCGGTCGCGGCCTCGTGTTTCGTGATGATCGTTGCGCAAAGCGCCGCCGCGAGCCGCGTATTCGCCGAGCGTTATCACGAAACCGTCGATACCAATGCCGATTTGCTGGGTATTGCCGCCGCCAACGCCGTAGCGGCGTTTTCCGGCGCCTTCGTGGTGAATGGCAGTCCGACGCAAACCGCCATGGCCGATCGCGCCGGCGCGCGCAGCCAGTTCGCGCAGATCGTATTCGCTGTAGTGGTGGTCGTGGTGCTGCTGTTTTTCAGCCGTTTTCTGCAGTACCTGCCGCACTGCATTCTGGCCAGCATCGTGTTTACGATCGCAATCGGCCTGATCAATCTGAAGACGTTGTTTTCGATCCGGCAAGAAAGTCCCGGGGAGTTCACGCTGGCCGTGTTCACCGCGGCGGCGGTGGTGCTGATCGGTGTCGAGCACGGCATTCTGGTGGCGGTGGCGTTATCGCTGCTGCGGCATGTGCGGCACAGTTACCAGCCGCACACCATGATTCTCGTGCCCAGCGAAGGCGGCATCTGGGCGCCGGTGCCGGCCGCGCCCGGACTCCAGACCGCGCCGGGGCTGATCGTCTATCGCTTCGGCGCCGATCTGTTCTACGCGAACGACCACTTTTTCGTCGACGACGTCCGCAGCTTGGTCGATCATGCGCCGAGCCCGGTGCGCTGGTTAGTGATCGACTCCGGCGCGATCACCGACCTCGACTATTCGGCGGCGCGTTCAGTCGGCGAGTTGTGCGAGACGCTTAAGCAAAATGGCGTCGACGTGATCTTTGCGCGCGTGAACCAGTATCTGCGCTCGGATATGGATCGGCATGGGATCACGCCGATCGTCGGCGCAAACCGCATTTTCAGCACCTTGCATGAGGCGCTGCTCGTGGCAGGCGTGGAGCAGCCGGGTACGCACAAAGAGGCGTCGTAA
- a CDS encoding Predicted arabinose efflux permease, MFS family has protein sequence MNAIQHTASAAATEAADVKERHASRRTVFAAALGNGLEFFDFTVYSFFAALIGKLFFPAGSDVGALMMSLATFGVGFVVRPLGSIVIGAYADRVGRKQALVLTVSLMALGTGMIGLAPTYATIGLAAPAIIVLGRLLQGFSAGGEVGAATTLLMESGSAGRRGSLVSWQMASQGGAALVGALVAATLSRSLSHEDLLAWGWRVPFLIGLLIGPLGFYLRKHLDETLPPAHAAKAARPDAGRPKARIEWRQIVAGTMLVIGGTSSMYVIVFFLPSFLTMTTGMPAAVSLLAGCTAGLVLLVGSPFAGRLADRMPRRKTLLYAASVVSLAVLLPAFYAIKTWPSIYTVVLVVFVLIGLMTLSSPAGFVLILEAFQPEVRATSLGIIYALGVTLFGGFAQLIVSALWRMSGSFYAPAWYVLACGLVSFAGVVLFKEAK, from the coding sequence ATGAATGCAATCCAACATACCGCGAGTGCTGCCGCGACCGAGGCGGCCGACGTGAAAGAGCGGCACGCGTCGCGCCGGACTGTCTTCGCCGCGGCGCTCGGCAACGGCCTCGAGTTCTTCGACTTCACGGTCTATAGCTTCTTCGCCGCGCTGATTGGCAAGCTGTTCTTTCCGGCCGGCAGCGACGTGGGCGCGCTGATGATGTCGCTCGCAACGTTCGGCGTCGGCTTTGTCGTGCGGCCGCTCGGCAGTATTGTGATCGGCGCGTATGCCGACCGCGTGGGCCGCAAGCAGGCCCTCGTGCTCACCGTTTCGCTGATGGCGCTCGGCACGGGCATGATCGGCCTCGCGCCGACTTACGCGACGATCGGTCTGGCCGCGCCGGCGATCATCGTGCTGGGCCGTTTGCTGCAAGGCTTTTCGGCGGGCGGAGAAGTGGGCGCGGCGACCACCTTGCTGATGGAGTCGGGCAGCGCGGGGCGGCGCGGTTCGCTGGTGAGCTGGCAGATGGCCTCGCAGGGCGGCGCGGCGCTGGTCGGCGCACTGGTGGCGGCGACGCTCTCGCGCAGCCTCTCGCACGAGGACTTGCTTGCATGGGGATGGCGCGTGCCGTTTCTGATCGGGCTGCTGATCGGTCCGCTTGGTTTCTATCTGCGCAAGCATCTCGACGAGACCTTGCCGCCCGCACATGCAGCGAAAGCGGCCCGGCCTGACGCGGGCCGGCCTAAAGCGCGTATCGAATGGCGGCAGATCGTGGCGGGTACGATGCTGGTGATCGGCGGCACCTCGTCGATGTATGTGATTGTGTTTTTCCTGCCGTCGTTCCTGACGATGACGACCGGCATGCCAGCCGCGGTGTCGCTGCTGGCCGGTTGCACGGCGGGCCTCGTGTTGCTGGTCGGCTCGCCGTTCGCCGGCCGCCTCGCGGACCGCATGCCGCGTCGCAAGACTTTGCTGTACGCGGCGTCGGTGGTCTCGCTGGCCGTGCTGCTGCCGGCGTTCTACGCGATTAAGACCTGGCCGTCGATCTACACGGTGGTGCTGGTCGTATTCGTGTTGATCGGCTTGATGACGCTTTCGAGCCCAGCGGGGTTCGTGCTGATTCTCGAAGCGTTTCAACCGGAAGTGAGGGCAACCTCGCTCGGCATCATCTACGCGTTGGGCGTGACGCTTTTCGGCGGCTTCGCGCAGTTGATCGTCAGCGCGTTGTGGCGCATGTCGGGTAGTTTTTACGCGCCGGCGTGGTATGTGCTGGCGTGCGGGCTAGTGAGTTTCGCCGGGGTGGTGCTGTTCAAGGAAGCGAAGTAG
- a CDS encoding Helix-turn-helix domain-containing protein: MPRTFKRPFPSVEKQMCALGERLKLARLRRELPTVLFAERLGISRDTLSRLEKGDPNIALGTYMRALRVLGLDKDMDAIARDDELGRKLQDLKLPGQRKPRANTSGTAAIKTGQPAKKHSKKSDGQQ; this comes from the coding sequence ATGCCTCGCACTTTTAAACGTCCCTTTCCGTCGGTCGAGAAGCAGATGTGTGCGCTCGGCGAACGGCTGAAACTCGCCCGTCTGCGACGTGAACTCCCAACCGTTCTGTTCGCCGAAAGGCTGGGCATTTCGCGCGACACGTTGAGCCGCCTCGAGAAAGGTGATCCGAATATCGCGCTCGGTACCTATATGCGAGCGCTTCGCGTGTTGGGCCTCGACAAGGACATGGACGCCATCGCCCGCGACGACGAACTCGGCCGCAAGTTGCAGGATCTCAAGTTGCCGGGTCAGAGAAAACCGCGTGCGAACACGTCCGGGACCGCTGCTATCAAAACAGGGCAGCCGGCAAAAAAACACTCGAAGAAATCTGATGGTCAGCAATAA
- a CDS encoding Outer membrane protein (porin), producing the protein MKKCIAMSAALLTLGTGTADAEPYQMTLLSALPEFNGSLREGVALYGSVDMGINYQTVGGKSLVQTQSGGEWTSKFGLFGREDLGGGLRAEFNLENGFLANSGAMQDNTSFFNREAWVGLNSSTYGRVRFGKQIGTGLPLFVDVFGTVGTNSAYTWLGTAVVQTPKGFGYNSDLGAGATQLAARVNNAITYLSPSFAGFSTELMYAPSNVAGQSPTAAAQGALLQWYDGTTYVTGTYNQVWGATGTGGTTTVRNDLYGLGVVYDTGKIVLSGAFNQYAPKLANDGIARVYTLGTIWPVGRNAFRASVVYRDTSGVHDSANNPAKDSAFGVMLGYDYTLSKRTGLYARAGFIRNYGISTVLLNNNPLPTQTGSTAPELGTTPVTVSLGMYHNF; encoded by the coding sequence ATGAAAAAATGCATCGCAATGAGCGCGGCACTGCTGACGCTCGGGACGGGGACAGCGGACGCCGAGCCGTATCAGATGACCTTGCTGAGCGCACTGCCGGAGTTCAACGGCAGCCTGCGCGAAGGCGTGGCGCTGTACGGGTCGGTCGATATGGGCATCAACTATCAGACCGTGGGTGGCAAGTCGCTGGTGCAGACCCAGAGCGGCGGCGAATGGACCTCGAAATTCGGCCTCTTCGGACGGGAAGATCTAGGCGGTGGCCTGCGCGCCGAATTCAATCTGGAAAACGGCTTTCTCGCCAATAGCGGCGCCATGCAGGACAACACGTCGTTCTTCAATCGCGAGGCATGGGTGGGGCTGAACTCGTCGACTTATGGCCGCGTGCGTTTCGGCAAGCAGATCGGCACGGGTTTGCCACTTTTCGTCGATGTGTTCGGCACGGTGGGCACCAATTCGGCTTATACGTGGCTCGGCACGGCGGTCGTGCAGACACCGAAGGGCTTCGGCTACAACAGCGACCTCGGCGCCGGCGCGACGCAACTGGCCGCGCGGGTGAACAACGCGATCACGTACCTGTCGCCGAGCTTTGCCGGCTTCAGCACGGAACTGATGTACGCGCCGAGCAACGTGGCCGGCCAGTCGCCGACCGCGGCGGCGCAGGGCGCGCTGTTGCAGTGGTATGACGGCACGACTTACGTGACGGGCACCTACAACCAGGTGTGGGGCGCAACCGGAACAGGCGGCACGACCACCGTGCGCAACGATCTGTACGGCCTCGGCGTGGTCTATGACACCGGCAAGATCGTGCTGTCCGGCGCGTTCAACCAGTACGCGCCGAAGCTCGCCAACGACGGCATCGCGCGCGTCTATACGCTCGGCACCATCTGGCCGGTCGGGCGCAACGCGTTCCGCGCTTCGGTGGTGTATCGCGATACGTCCGGCGTGCACGACTCGGCAAATAATCCCGCGAAAGATTCGGCATTCGGCGTGATGCTCGGCTACGACTACACCCTCTCCAAACGCACGGGGCTCTACGCGCGCGCCGGCTTCATCCGTAACTACGGCATTTCCACCGTACTGCTGAACAATAATCCGCTGCCGACACAAACCGGCAGCACCGCACCGGAACTCGGCACGACGCCAGTCACCGTGTCGCTGGGCATGTATCACAACTTCTAG
- a CDS encoding transcriptional regulator, LysR family translates to MKIHHLRALVAIASTGSINGAAKALFVTQPAITKAVRELETEFGVRLLERNPWGVVPTAEGAALVSRARTVVREMERAEEDMAHLKGLRDGSLVIGITPIVGTTGLAEAFVEFRKRWPMVTLEFRELGFNQLHEQLRNRTLDLAFAAFARPVSDLGSVKRMVSFETVFVTRAQSPYADAASLEAVQEAEWIHTDVTDNYPGFIRAMFECAGLTPPRRITRCTSYALFYSLTISTDAIFAWTTHSLEETALGQSFVRLALPVAPPPLQLYLMSPQESQLTRPAEYFVHCIEQAIGPLLRGPVVGEGA, encoded by the coding sequence ATGAAAATTCATCATCTGCGAGCGCTGGTTGCTATTGCCTCGACCGGCAGCATCAACGGCGCGGCCAAAGCGCTGTTCGTGACGCAACCGGCCATCACAAAGGCGGTGCGGGAACTGGAGACGGAATTCGGCGTGCGGCTGCTGGAGCGCAACCCGTGGGGCGTCGTGCCCACGGCCGAAGGCGCGGCGCTGGTGAGCCGGGCGCGCACGGTGGTGCGCGAGATGGAGCGCGCCGAGGAGGATATGGCGCATCTGAAGGGGCTGCGCGACGGCAGCCTGGTGATCGGTATCACGCCGATTGTCGGCACCACGGGACTTGCCGAGGCCTTCGTCGAATTCCGCAAACGCTGGCCGATGGTGACGCTGGAGTTTCGCGAACTGGGTTTCAACCAGTTGCACGAGCAACTCCGCAATCGCACGCTGGATCTGGCATTCGCCGCATTCGCGCGACCGGTGAGCGATCTGGGCAGCGTCAAGCGGATGGTCTCGTTCGAAACCGTATTCGTGACGCGCGCGCAGAGTCCCTATGCGGACGCGGCGTCGCTCGAGGCAGTGCAGGAAGCCGAGTGGATTCACACCGACGTGACGGACAACTACCCGGGCTTTATCCGCGCGATGTTCGAATGCGCCGGGCTCACGCCGCCCCGGCGGATCACGCGCTGCACATCGTACGCGCTGTTTTACAGCCTGACGATCAGCACCGACGCGATCTTCGCTTGGACCACCCATTCGCTCGAAGAAACCGCGCTCGGGCAGAGTTTCGTGCGCCTCGCACTGCCGGTCGCGCCGCCGCCGTTGCAGTTGTATCTGATGTCGCCGCAAGAGTCCCAATTGACGCGGCCGGCGGAATATTTCGTCCACTGCATCGAGCAGGCGATTGGGCCGTTGTTGAGGGGGCCGGTGGTGGGCGAAGGGGCTTGA
- a CDS encoding Heme-degrading monooxygenase HmoA, translating into MYTSTFIFATRQLDERFYRLDETIATAAKAIPGYLGEEAWENASTGLTSNVYYWASLDALQALMQHPAHLEAKAAQANWLDGYQVIISEVLRTYGDAGFAHPAAAHQTQDGPPARAASPAP; encoded by the coding sequence ATGTACACATCCACTTTCATCTTCGCAACCAGGCAGTTGGACGAACGCTTCTACCGGCTCGACGAGACCATCGCCACCGCCGCCAAAGCCATTCCCGGCTATCTCGGCGAAGAGGCGTGGGAAAACGCGTCGACTGGACTGACGTCGAATGTCTACTACTGGGCCTCGCTCGACGCGCTGCAGGCCTTGATGCAGCACCCCGCGCATCTGGAAGCGAAAGCGGCGCAGGCAAACTGGCTCGATGGTTACCAGGTGATCATCTCTGAAGTGCTGCGCACCTACGGCGATGCAGGCTTCGCGCATCCCGCAGCGGCCCATCAAACGCAAGATGGACCGCCCGCGCGAGCCGCGTCGCCCGCACCATGA
- a CDS encoding transcriptional regulator, LysR family → MLSELKTFIAVSQYGTFSGAGARIGLTQSAVSAQMQRLETELGFALFDRTGRSATLNDAGRETLALAEEMMTLYARLSERGAGAAESGMLRVGAIASAQVSFLADALARFRDDRPGWRIRVVPGVSLGLLGQVDSGELDLAVIIKPPFALPSELEWRTLVTEPFVLLVPKALARGKRSWRELLVSEPFIRYDRGSFGGRLVDGFLRRARLNVHDVIELDELQGIAQLVARGIGVALIPNTAGLGKWPANVAALELGDATFRREIGLVQRPRHSRQAVAGALADCIGTAAGAGAARPG, encoded by the coding sequence ATGCTCAGCGAACTCAAGACCTTTATCGCCGTCAGCCAGTACGGCACCTTTTCCGGCGCGGGCGCGCGCATCGGCCTGACCCAATCCGCCGTGAGCGCGCAGATGCAGCGGCTCGAGACGGAGCTCGGTTTCGCGCTGTTCGACCGCACGGGCCGCTCCGCCACGCTCAACGACGCCGGCCGCGAAACGCTCGCCCTCGCCGAAGAAATGATGACGCTGTACGCACGGCTCTCGGAACGCGGCGCGGGCGCGGCCGAAAGCGGCATGCTGCGGGTCGGGGCGATCGCATCCGCGCAAGTGTCGTTTCTCGCCGACGCGCTGGCCCGCTTTCGCGACGACCGCCCCGGCTGGCGGATTCGCGTCGTGCCCGGGGTGTCGCTGGGTTTGCTCGGGCAGGTGGATTCGGGCGAACTCGATCTCGCCGTCATTATCAAACCGCCGTTCGCGCTGCCGTCAGAACTCGAATGGCGCACGCTCGTCACCGAGCCGTTCGTGCTGCTGGTGCCCAAGGCGCTTGCGCGGGGCAAGCGGTCCTGGCGCGAGCTGCTCGTGAGCGAACCGTTTATCCGCTACGACCGCGGGTCGTTCGGCGGCAGGCTGGTCGACGGTTTTCTGCGGCGCGCGCGGCTGAATGTGCACGACGTGATCGAACTGGACGAGTTGCAGGGTATCGCGCAACTGGTCGCGCGCGGCATCGGCGTGGCGCTGATTCCGAACACGGCGGGACTCGGCAAGTGGCCCGCCAACGTCGCTGCTCTCGAACTCGGCGACGCGACGTTTCGCCGTGAAATCGGGCTCGTGCAGCGTCCGCGGCATAGCCGCCAGGCGGTAGCGGGGGCACTGGCCGATTGCATTGGTACGGCGGCGGGGGCCGGAGCGGCGCGGCCAGGCTGA